A portion of the Pseudomonas sp. GR 6-02 genome contains these proteins:
- a CDS encoding acyl carrier protein, with the protein MDPLSVRNQVLNALKRIAPEVDPEQLPGDRPLREEVDLDSMDWLRLIEALNRSLGVVIPEVDYQQVDTLDKLVAYLMQKEKTGGQAPSIGSR; encoded by the coding sequence ATGGACCCGCTATCGGTACGCAATCAGGTGTTGAACGCGTTGAAGCGCATCGCTCCTGAAGTCGACCCCGAGCAATTACCCGGTGACCGCCCGCTACGCGAGGAGGTTGATCTGGACTCCATGGATTGGCTTCGCCTCATCGAGGCCCTGAATCGGAGCCTGGGGGTGGTCATTCCTGAAGTCGATTACCAACAGGTGGACACCCTGGACAAGCTCGTCGCGTATCTGATGCAAAAGGAAAAAACCGGCGGACAGGCGCCATCGATAGGTAGTCGATGA
- a CDS encoding phosphoribosyltransferase has protein sequence MYSPSTQTLLRDRVDAGRRLVEPLLKYAHRPDVIVLALPRGGVPVAYEIATALEVRLDLMLVRKLGVPFHQEFAMGAIASGGIQIVNDDTLRANRIDQRTLDNVVARETQELLRRERLYRGSRAPLALKDQVVILVDDGLATGASMMAAVQAARLQAPSRIVIAVPVAPPETVEALFSEVDEVICPLTPEWLMSIGNWYLNFFQTSDEEVIDLLHRAWRRESGTSASGQENSDV, from the coding sequence ATTTATAGTCCCTCAACGCAAACCCTCCTGCGTGACCGGGTTGATGCCGGTCGAAGGCTGGTGGAGCCGCTGCTCAAATACGCTCATCGACCCGATGTCATCGTTCTCGCCTTGCCCCGTGGCGGCGTGCCGGTGGCCTATGAAATTGCCACGGCCCTGGAGGTTCGCCTGGACCTGATGCTGGTCCGCAAGCTCGGGGTGCCATTCCATCAGGAGTTCGCCATGGGCGCGATTGCCAGTGGCGGTATCCAGATCGTCAATGACGATACGCTGCGGGCGAACCGTATCGATCAGCGCACGCTCGATAACGTGGTGGCACGGGAAACCCAGGAGCTGTTGCGTCGTGAACGCCTGTACCGGGGCTCGCGTGCCCCCTTGGCGCTCAAGGATCAGGTGGTGATTCTGGTCGACGATGGCCTGGCGACCGGGGCCTCGATGATGGCGGCGGTCCAGGCGGCGCGCCTGCAAGCACCGTCGCGTATTGTCATCGCCGTGCCGGTGGCGCCACCGGAGACGGTAGAGGCGCTGTTTAGCGAAGTCGATGAGGTGATCTGCCCGCTCACCCCCGAGTGGCTGATGTCGATCGGCAATTGGTATTTGAATTTTTTCCAGACCTCGGACGAAGAAGTCATCGATCTTTTGCATCGGGCCTGGCGCAGAGAATCCGGCACGAGTGCTTCCGGTCAGGAGAACTCCGATGTTTGA
- a CDS encoding dienelactone hydrolase family protein: protein MFELRYRKLDLGNVELSADLRLPAHAGGLVVFVHGSGSGRSSPRNQQVALSLAQRGLGTLLFDLLTEPEQYLDNQTRELRFNIALLSNRLVKVIDWIGQDAELQPLPIGLFGASTGAAAALLAAAERADVVYAVVSRGGRTDLAGEALSRVKAPTLQIVGELDPVVLNLNVQSSRALQCEQRLEVVAGATHLFEEAGTLEEVARLAGDWFEQYLRR, encoded by the coding sequence ATGTTTGAGCTTCGCTATCGAAAGCTGGACCTGGGGAACGTGGAGCTGTCTGCCGACTTGCGTCTGCCGGCGCACGCTGGCGGCCTGGTGGTGTTCGTTCATGGCAGCGGCAGTGGTCGATCAAGCCCGCGTAATCAACAGGTTGCGCTGTCTCTGGCTCAGCGGGGGTTGGGTACGTTGCTGTTCGATCTGCTCACGGAGCCAGAGCAATACCTGGACAACCAGACCCGGGAATTGCGTTTCAATATTGCGCTGCTGTCCAACCGACTGGTGAAGGTGATCGACTGGATTGGTCAGGACGCCGAACTGCAACCGCTACCGATCGGATTGTTCGGCGCAAGTACCGGTGCCGCGGCGGCACTGTTGGCAGCGGCCGAGCGGGCGGACGTGGTGTATGCGGTGGTGAGCCGGGGAGGGCGGACCGATCTGGCGGGTGAGGCGCTGTCCCGCGTGAAGGCGCCGACCTTGCAGATTGTCGGTGAGCTGGATCCGGTGGTGCTCAATCTCAATGTGCAAAGCAGTCGCGCCCTGCAGTGCGAACAGCGTCTGGAAGTGGTGGCGGGCGCGACACATCTTTTTGAAGAAGCAGGAACCCTCGAAGAAGTCGCCAGACTGGCCGGCGACTGGTTCGAGCAGTATTTGCGACGGTAG
- a CDS encoding nitroreductase family protein: MNINKAILGRRSTREYTTEAVDEDIIRRLISAAAQAPSAMNQQPWTFTVIRDQSLLDRVSREAKAHLLATIPPEAQPEHFHTLLDDENYQIFYHAPVLILISGTAPGQWVVEDCALAAENLMLAAYAEGLGSCWIGFAQGFLGTAQGKHALGLPTEWTPVAPIIVGHPKAAPAPVPRNEPVIRWIG, from the coding sequence ATGAACATCAATAAGGCGATCTTGGGCCGTCGCTCGACACGGGAGTACACGACAGAAGCGGTTGATGAAGACATCATTCGTCGTTTGATCAGTGCCGCTGCGCAGGCGCCCAGCGCGATGAACCAACAACCGTGGACATTTACCGTCATACGCGACCAGAGCCTGCTGGATCGGGTCTCGCGCGAAGCGAAGGCTCACCTGTTGGCGACGATACCCCCCGAGGCCCAGCCCGAGCACTTCCATACGTTGCTCGATGATGAGAACTATCAAATCTTCTACCACGCGCCGGTACTCATCCTGATTTCGGGAACCGCGCCGGGTCAGTGGGTCGTCGAAGACTGCGCACTGGCTGCCGAGAACCTGATGCTCGCGGCCTACGCTGAAGGGCTGGGTAGTTGCTGGATCGGTTTTGCCCAGGGGTTTCTCGGTACTGCGCAAGGAAAGCATGCACTTGGCCTTCCCACCGAGTGGACGCCAGTGGCACCGATCATCGTAGGTCACCCGAAAGCTGCCCCCGCGCCCGTGCCCCGGAATGAACCCGTGATCCGCTGGATTGGGTGA
- a CDS encoding polysaccharide deacetylase family protein, whose product MCGKIMACIGGSVAFRLLIRIMLTSVCALAWSTGGAAQNATQNAAQSVEPGVTILVYHRFSDTADDSMTVRMSTFETQLRVLREHGYHFVSLREVVDWLRNPDATLASKPVAITVDDGHRSVFDKLLPVIQRERFPVTLFIYPSAISNASYALTWEQLRTLKQTGLFDIQSHTYWHPNFNVERRHRTPADFQQFVRTQLQKSRQRIESQTGAQQVDMLAWPFGIYDDELIALASEESYAVAFTLDARKADRHARLLALPRFLMSDAYGAHAFAQLLGEPDTQPTTGNPR is encoded by the coding sequence ATGTGCGGGAAAATCATGGCGTGTATCGGTGGGAGTGTCGCGTTCCGGCTGCTGATCCGCATCATGCTGACAAGCGTCTGCGCACTGGCCTGGAGCACGGGCGGCGCCGCACAGAACGCCACACAGAACGCCGCACAGAGCGTCGAGCCAGGCGTCACGATCCTCGTTTACCACCGTTTTTCGGACACGGCGGACGACTCGATGACCGTGCGCATGAGCACCTTCGAAACCCAGTTGCGCGTCCTGCGCGAGCACGGTTATCACTTCGTGTCGCTGCGCGAGGTGGTCGACTGGCTGCGCAATCCCGATGCGACGTTAGCGTCGAAGCCGGTGGCGATCACCGTCGACGACGGGCATCGTTCGGTCTTCGACAAACTGCTGCCCGTCATCCAGCGCGAGCGTTTTCCGGTGACCCTGTTTATCTATCCATCGGCCATCTCCAACGCGTCCTATGCGCTGACCTGGGAGCAGTTGCGAACCCTGAAACAGACCGGGCTCTTCGACATCCAGTCGCATACGTACTGGCATCCCAATTTCAACGTCGAGCGCAGGCACCGCACACCGGCGGATTTCCAGCAATTCGTCCGAACCCAACTGCAAAAATCACGTCAACGCATCGAGTCGCAAACCGGTGCGCAGCAGGTCGACATGCTCGCGTGGCCGTTCGGTATCTATGACGACGAGTTGATCGCACTCGCCTCCGAAGAGAGTTACGCAGTGGCCTTCACACTAGACGCGCGCAAGGCTGACCGGCACGCGCGACTGCTCGCCCTGCCGCGCTTTCTGATGAGTGATGCCTATGGCGCACACGCGTTCGCGCAGTTGCTCGGTGAACCGGACACTCAGCCAACAACAGGGAACCCGCGATGA
- a CDS encoding alpha-ketoacid dehydrogenase subunit beta, translated as MSTRMTYRDALREALREALQRDPRVFLMGEDVGRYGGSYAVSLGLLEAFGPERIRDAPLSELGFVGAGIGAALGGMRPIVEIMTVNFSLLALDPLMNTAAALRHMSGGQFSVPLVVRMATGAGRQLAAQHSHSLEGWYAHIPGLKILAPATVEDARGMLWPALLDPDPVLIFEHAQLYNMEGDTGDWKALDISAAKVRRVGKDLTLIAYGGTLGKALTAAEQLAGEGIDCEVIDLRVLRPLDDSTIMTSVCKTRRALVVDEGWRSGSLAAEIITRIVEQGFYELDAPPARVCSAEVPMPYPRHLEEAALPQVSTIVAAAHELCEGNAT; from the coding sequence ATGAGCACTCGCATGACCTACCGCGATGCGTTGCGCGAGGCCCTGCGTGAAGCGTTGCAACGGGACCCTCGGGTGTTTCTGATGGGCGAAGATGTCGGCCGTTACGGTGGCAGCTATGCCGTCTCTTTGGGGCTGCTTGAAGCATTCGGCCCGGAACGCATTCGAGATGCGCCGTTGTCCGAATTGGGCTTCGTGGGGGCCGGTATCGGGGCGGCGCTGGGGGGCATGCGGCCGATCGTAGAAATCATGACCGTGAACTTCAGCCTGCTCGCCCTCGATCCTCTGATGAACACCGCTGCTGCCCTGCGGCATATGTCCGGCGGACAATTCTCGGTTCCTCTGGTGGTGCGCATGGCGACGGGCGCGGGACGTCAGCTTGCGGCGCAACACTCTCACAGCCTCGAAGGCTGGTATGCGCATATCCCCGGGCTGAAAATTCTCGCCCCGGCGACCGTCGAGGATGCACGCGGCATGCTCTGGCCTGCGCTGCTGGATCCGGACCCGGTGCTGATTTTCGAACACGCCCAGCTCTACAACATGGAGGGTGATACCGGCGACTGGAAGGCTCTGGATATCAGTGCCGCCAAGGTCCGTCGAGTCGGCAAGGACCTGACCCTGATTGCGTATGGCGGCACCCTCGGCAAAGCCCTGACGGCGGCTGAGCAACTGGCCGGGGAGGGCATTGATTGTGAAGTCATCGACCTGCGGGTTCTGCGCCCTCTGGATGACAGCACAATCATGACCTCGGTCTGCAAAACCCGCCGCGCCCTCGTCGTCGATGAAGGCTGGCGCAGCGGCAGCCTGGCAGCGGAAATCATCACGCGGATCGTCGAGCAGGGCTTTTACGAACTGGATGCACCGCCAGCGCGGGTGTGCAGCGCCGAAGTGCCGATGCCTTATCCCCGGCATCTTGAAGAAGCCGCACTGCCTCAAGTGTCGACGATCGTCGCCGCCGCACATGAGCTGTGCGAGGGGAATGCAACGTGA
- a CDS encoding phosphoribosyltransferase family protein, with product MPTLFASPRLRLYDSDELDSVLQAMARQAAALLPPTQTALIGIQRRGEPLAQRLQQHLSHQTGQPGLPLYPLKVKRYADDLKVLHAHTELTENPQLGELDLASTTLLVVDDVLFEGHSLLRTCAYLAQLGARRVYTAVLVDRHVCQQPIHADIVGVHLQVAATDIVECNVPPYEREFCIEVWRHGAAR from the coding sequence ATGCCGACCTTATTTGCGAGCCCGCGATTGCGCTTGTACGACAGCGATGAACTCGATTCGGTGTTGCAGGCAATGGCGCGCCAGGCCGCGGCACTGTTGCCGCCCACTCAAACGGCACTGATTGGCATCCAGCGCCGCGGCGAACCTCTGGCGCAGCGTTTACAGCAGCATCTGTCACATCAGACCGGCCAGCCAGGACTGCCGCTCTACCCCTTGAAGGTCAAGCGCTATGCCGATGACCTCAAAGTGCTGCATGCCCACACCGAACTGACCGAAAACCCACAGCTGGGCGAGCTGGACCTTGCCAGCACCACCCTGCTCGTTGTCGACGATGTGCTGTTTGAAGGCCATTCGCTCCTGCGTACCTGCGCGTATCTGGCGCAACTCGGTGCTCGTCGGGTCTACACGGCCGTATTGGTCGACCGGCACGTCTGCCAGCAGCCGATCCATGCCGATATCGTCGGCGTGCATCTGCAAGTGGCCGCCACTGACATCGTCGAATGCAACGTGCCACCTTACGAAAGGGAGTTTTGTATTGAAGTCTGGCGGCATGGCGCCGCGCGATGA
- a CDS encoding dihydrolipoamide acetyltransferase family protein — MIEFKLPSLGADMDEGTLLEWKVHPGDAVKRGQVIAVVDTAKAAIDVECWHDGTVLQLLIDVGAKVPVGTVIAQLLEPGESPQSARGTATPAPVPREAENLSARRPKISPAARKRAAELGLDASHLQGHGPHGVVTLEDVEAAARVAPEPDRNQAMRRTIAAAMSRSKREIPHYYLSETIALDKAMAWLQAHNAQSPLPERLLPGVLLLKAVALALRDYPQLNGSWQDNGFKPAADTDLGVAITLRQGGLVAPVLRHVADTSLTDLMRELSSLVERARSGSLRSSELGGAGITVTQLGDQGVDSVLGVIYPPQVALVGFGRIGERPWVKDGQLCVMPTVVSSLSADHRVSDGHYGARFLGEVRRLLQTPEHL, encoded by the coding sequence ATGATCGAATTCAAATTGCCGTCGCTGGGAGCTGATATGGATGAAGGCACGTTGCTGGAATGGAAAGTCCATCCCGGTGATGCGGTCAAGCGTGGTCAGGTGATTGCCGTCGTCGATACGGCCAAGGCGGCTATCGATGTGGAGTGCTGGCACGATGGCACGGTGTTGCAACTGCTGATCGATGTCGGCGCCAAGGTGCCTGTCGGTACCGTCATCGCGCAGTTGCTGGAACCGGGTGAAAGTCCGCAGAGCGCGCGAGGGACAGCGACGCCCGCGCCAGTGCCGCGTGAGGCGGAAAACCTTTCTGCGCGGCGGCCGAAGATTTCTCCCGCGGCACGCAAGCGCGCGGCCGAACTGGGGCTCGATGCCAGTCACTTGCAGGGCCATGGTCCACACGGCGTGGTGACCCTGGAAGATGTCGAAGCAGCCGCCCGTGTGGCGCCGGAACCTGACCGCAACCAGGCCATGCGTCGCACGATCGCGGCGGCGATGAGTCGTTCGAAACGCGAGATTCCCCATTACTACCTGAGCGAAACCATTGCCCTGGATAAGGCCATGGCCTGGCTGCAGGCACACAACGCGCAAAGCCCATTGCCGGAGCGCCTGTTACCCGGTGTCTTGCTGCTCAAAGCGGTGGCGTTGGCCTTGCGCGACTATCCACAACTCAACGGTTCCTGGCAGGACAACGGCTTTAAACCGGCAGCCGATACAGACCTTGGCGTGGCAATCACCTTGCGCCAGGGCGGGCTGGTCGCCCCGGTCCTGCGGCATGTGGCCGACACGTCCTTGACCGATTTGATGCGTGAACTGTCCAGCCTGGTGGAGCGCGCCCGCAGCGGTTCTCTGCGCAGCTCCGAACTGGGTGGCGCCGGCATCACGGTCACCCAGCTCGGCGATCAGGGCGTAGACAGCGTACTGGGGGTGATCTACCCGCCCCAGGTTGCCCTGGTCGGTTTCGGCCGTATCGGCGAGCGGCCCTGGGTCAAAGATGGCCAGTTGTGTGTGATGCCCACCGTCGTCAGCAGCTTGTCAGCCGACCATCGGGTCAGCGATGGTCACTACGGCGCACGCTTCTTGGGGGAAGTCCGTCGTTTGTTACAAACCCCAGAGCATTTGTGA
- a CDS encoding Spy/CpxP family protein refolding chaperone, producing MNRSSLIGQCMLMAASVLLVPSTSVFANPPTSAAQGGGMYHRFQDFDWVKYTQQTLDDLKGKLNLKPEQMAAWDTWATGVMADANQHQEKAKAERDESASTKRASTDETTPERMAREIERLRTQTKWMEAHLERMDAALVRTKTFYGVLDAEQKTIFDLFWTVVHHRLYGNDRWQMPMHMVRPRMMEGDQDEKSKQ from the coding sequence ATGAACAGATCAAGCCTGATCGGCCAATGCATGTTAATGGCGGCAAGCGTGTTGCTGGTGCCCTCTACCAGCGTCTTCGCCAACCCGCCGACGTCTGCTGCGCAAGGTGGTGGCATGTATCATCGTTTCCAGGATTTCGACTGGGTCAAATATACGCAACAGACCCTGGACGATCTCAAGGGCAAGCTCAATCTCAAGCCGGAGCAAATGGCTGCCTGGGACACATGGGCCACGGGGGTCATGGCGGACGCCAATCAGCATCAGGAAAAGGCCAAGGCCGAACGTGATGAAAGCGCGAGCACGAAGAGGGCGTCGACGGATGAAACGACCCCCGAAAGAATGGCCAGAGAGATAGAGCGTTTGCGCACACAAACCAAGTGGATGGAGGCGCATCTGGAGCGCATGGATGCTGCGCTGGTGCGCACCAAAACTTTCTACGGGGTATTGGATGCTGAGCAGAAAACCATTTTCGACCTGTTCTGGACGGTGGTGCATCACCGGCTCTACGGCAATGACCGTTGGCAGATGCCGATGCACATGGTCAGACCACGAATGATGGAAGGCGACCAGGACGAAAAAAGCAAACAGTAA
- a CDS encoding putative glycoside hydrolase: MTVIRALRRYAIPALFVVTALLSGRGALAVTGVVLDSSTQNPLADAIITTSAGVMRTDENGRFETAEAVESVAARAPGYLRTEAKVSDETPVTLALTPFRPKAVYLSVFGVTSSTLRNNAVTLAENTEINALVIDVKGDRGLTPYRSAAREAIGATAHLTTRAPQMRDLPALLAKLRAQHPYLIARIVVFKDDPLASAHPEWSVHTADGQPWRDLEKLQWMDPFSHEVWQHNLDVAEEAAQMGFDEIQFDYVRFPDKSGLRFALPNNRANRTAAIIGFLQAARARLAPYNVFVSADIFGYVCWNLDDTAIGQQIELLGAELDYISPMLYPSGFTWGLPGFTNPTADPGQIVRRTLAEAMKRTHLPGVRFRPWLQAFRDYAFDRRPFDAAAISAQVHAADAAGTDGWMLWNPRNHYEAADLPQR; the protein is encoded by the coding sequence ATGACCGTTATCCGCGCATTGAGGCGCTATGCGATCCCGGCGCTATTCGTCGTCACGGCCCTGCTGAGCGGGCGAGGCGCACTGGCTGTCACCGGTGTCGTGCTCGACTCGAGCACGCAGAACCCGCTCGCCGACGCAATCATCACGACCTCGGCCGGCGTGATGCGTACCGACGAAAACGGGCGGTTCGAGACGGCCGAGGCGGTCGAGAGTGTCGCCGCCCGCGCCCCAGGGTATTTGCGCACCGAGGCCAAAGTGAGCGACGAAACGCCCGTGACGCTCGCACTGACCCCGTTTCGCCCCAAAGCGGTTTATCTGTCGGTGTTCGGTGTGACCAGTTCGACCCTGCGCAACAACGCTGTCACCCTTGCTGAAAACACCGAGATCAATGCATTGGTGATCGACGTCAAGGGTGACCGTGGCCTGACGCCCTATCGCAGTGCGGCGCGCGAGGCGATCGGCGCAACGGCCCACTTGACCACACGGGCACCTCAGATGCGCGACTTGCCGGCATTGCTTGCCAAGCTGCGCGCGCAACACCCGTACCTGATCGCGCGCATCGTGGTGTTCAAGGACGATCCATTGGCCAGTGCGCATCCAGAGTGGAGCGTGCACACCGCTGACGGCCAGCCGTGGCGGGATCTCGAAAAGCTGCAATGGATGGATCCGTTTTCGCACGAGGTCTGGCAGCACAATCTCGATGTCGCCGAGGAGGCCGCGCAGATGGGTTTCGACGAGATCCAGTTCGACTATGTGCGTTTTCCCGACAAGAGCGGGCTACGCTTTGCCCTCCCCAACAACCGCGCCAACCGGACCGCGGCGATCATCGGTTTTCTGCAGGCCGCACGCGCACGACTCGCCCCCTACAATGTATTTGTCTCCGCGGACATCTTCGGCTACGTCTGCTGGAACCTCGACGATACGGCGATCGGCCAGCAAATCGAACTGCTGGGCGCGGAGCTCGACTACATTTCGCCAATGCTGTACCCGTCCGGTTTCACATGGGGGCTGCCGGGCTTTACCAACCCGACAGCCGACCCCGGCCAGATTGTCAGGCGTACCCTGGCGGAGGCGATGAAGCGCACCCACCTGCCGGGCGTGCGCTTTCGTCCCTGGTTGCAGGCCTTTCGTGACTATGCCTTCGATCGTCGCCCGTTTGACGCGGCCGCGATCAGTGCTCAGGTTCACGCCGCCGACGCAGCCGGCACCGATGGATGGATGTTATGGAACCCACGCAATCACTACGAGGCCGCCGACTTGCCACAGCGCTGA
- a CDS encoding exo-beta-N-acetylmuramidase NamZ domain-containing protein: protein MEPTQSLRGRRLATALKRWAMLLGLAMAAHIACAADLDATTRLQAAQIVEGQIAAGRVPGAVVLIGDATKVFYRQAFGQRTTTPPREPMTLDTEFDLASLTKVIATTTAILQLAETGRINLDAPVARYWPAFGAQGKEAVKVRDLLAHTSGLRPDLPGRPPGAGRKGVLSAIAAQRLRNAPGAQVIYSDLNFVVLGELVERITHSSLDAYCQAHIFGPLGMRDTVFLPDTLRTIRSAPTLATKAGTLRGHVHDPTAQWMGGVSGNAGLFSTADDLARFAQMVLNQGRAGSRQILRPASIAALASAASPLESVPWRGLGWELAAPFVPNHDRLPPIGVIGHTGYTGTGLWIDLMTRQFIVILSNRVYPDDSGDARPLRAQLLALMASRGAPANSAQISRLLPSALPALRAADRLPTSTGPVQTGIDVLEAQQFAPLAGLRVGLITNRSGFDAKGRRTVDVLAHAPGVRLAALFSPEHGLNIDVDERVGDTRDPATGLTVHSLYGATQRFPAGSLKGLDALIFDIQDAGVRFFTYETTLGYALEAAAAQGIALFVLDRPDPLGAQRFGGPVMDSRRESFTGYFPAPLQPGMTVGELARLFNRNKHIGADLRVVPMLGYQRAMTFADTGLGWVPLSPNLRTLSQLDLYPDIGLLEGANLSVGRGTPHPFEWVGAPWIDATRLANALNAFDVGAHFEPVDFVPTESNWHGRLCHGVSITRLSTPAQRPVASLGLTLLATLHTLYPHILDLAATRDSIGSQSVWQAIRDGATPDAAQALDAVPLARFARLRQENLLY, encoded by the coding sequence ATGGAACCCACGCAATCACTACGAGGCCGCCGACTTGCCACAGCGCTGAAGCGCTGGGCGATGCTGCTTGGCCTGGCGATGGCGGCGCACATCGCATGCGCCGCTGATCTCGATGCGACGACGCGCCTGCAAGCCGCACAAATCGTCGAGGGCCAGATCGCCGCCGGACGCGTTCCGGGGGCGGTTGTCCTGATCGGTGACGCCACAAAGGTGTTCTATCGTCAGGCCTTTGGACAACGCACGACGACGCCCCCCCGCGAGCCGATGACGCTGGACACCGAGTTCGATCTGGCATCGCTGACCAAAGTCATCGCGACGACCACGGCCATCCTGCAACTGGCCGAAACGGGCCGCATCAACCTGGACGCCCCCGTTGCACGGTATTGGCCGGCCTTTGGGGCGCAGGGCAAAGAGGCAGTGAAGGTGCGTGACCTGCTTGCACACACGTCCGGGCTGCGCCCAGATTTGCCTGGGCGGCCACCCGGTGCGGGCCGCAAAGGTGTGTTGAGCGCCATCGCGGCGCAGCGGCTGCGCAACGCACCGGGTGCCCAAGTCATTTACAGTGACCTGAATTTCGTGGTGCTCGGCGAGCTGGTCGAACGCATCACCCACAGCTCGCTCGACGCCTATTGCCAGGCTCACATCTTCGGGCCGCTGGGCATGCGCGACACGGTTTTTCTGCCGGATACCCTGCGAACGATACGTAGCGCACCGACACTCGCCACCAAGGCCGGCACGCTCCGGGGGCACGTACACGATCCGACGGCGCAATGGATGGGCGGTGTCTCCGGCAACGCCGGGCTGTTTTCCACGGCGGACGACCTTGCGCGTTTCGCGCAGATGGTGCTGAACCAGGGGCGCGCCGGCAGCCGGCAGATTCTGCGGCCGGCGAGCATCGCCGCCCTCGCGAGCGCCGCTTCGCCGCTCGAGAGTGTGCCGTGGCGCGGCCTCGGCTGGGAACTGGCCGCACCGTTCGTGCCGAACCATGATCGTCTGCCGCCGATTGGCGTCATCGGCCATACCGGATACACCGGCACGGGGCTGTGGATTGATCTGATGACACGCCAATTCATCGTCATCCTGAGCAACCGGGTGTATCCCGATGACAGCGGTGACGCTCGCCCGCTTCGTGCGCAATTGCTTGCACTGATGGCCAGTCGCGGGGCACCTGCGAACAGCGCGCAAATCAGTCGGTTGCTGCCCTCAGCGTTGCCGGCACTGCGTGCCGCCGATCGCCTGCCCACCTCGACGGGCCCGGTGCAGACAGGCATTGATGTGCTTGAGGCACAGCAGTTTGCCCCGCTCGCCGGCCTGCGCGTGGGCCTGATCACCAATCGCAGCGGATTCGACGCCAAAGGCCGACGCACCGTCGACGTCCTCGCCCACGCGCCAGGTGTCAGGCTGGCGGCATTGTTCTCGCCGGAGCATGGGCTGAACATCGACGTGGACGAACGAGTCGGCGACACCCGCGACCCGGCGACGGGCCTCACCGTGCACAGTCTCTACGGCGCAACCCAGCGCTTCCCGGCCGGTTCGCTCAAAGGACTGGATGCGCTGATCTTCGATATTCAGGACGCCGGCGTGCGCTTCTTCACCTATGAGACGACACTCGGCTACGCACTCGAAGCCGCCGCGGCGCAAGGCATTGCGCTGTTCGTGCTGGACCGGCCCGACCCGCTCGGCGCACAACGTTTCGGCGGCCCGGTGATGGACAGTCGCCGCGAATCGTTTACCGGCTATTTCCCTGCACCGCTGCAGCCCGGCATGACCGTCGGCGAGCTGGCGCGTCTATTCAATCGCAACAAGCACATTGGTGCGGATCTGCGCGTTGTGCCGATGCTGGGATACCAGCGCGCGATGACCTTTGCCGACACCGGGTTGGGATGGGTGCCGCTCTCGCCAAACCTGCGCACGCTCTCCCAGCTGGACCTGTACCCGGATATCGGTTTGCTCGAAGGCGCAAATCTGAGTGTGGGGCGTGGCACGCCGCATCCGTTCGAGTGGGTCGGCGCGCCGTGGATCGACGCGACCCGGCTCGCAAACGCACTGAATGCGTTTGACGTCGGCGCGCATTTCGAGCCGGTCGACTTCGTCCCCACCGAATCAAACTGGCACGGTCGGCTCTGTCATGGTGTGAGCATCACCCGCCTCTCAACGCCTGCGCAACGCCCTGTAGCCAGCCTGGGGCTGACCCTGCTCGCCACCTTGCACACGCTCTATCCCCACATACTCGACCTGGCGGCGACCCGTGATTCAATCGGCTCGCAAAGCGTGTGGCAGGCGATTCGCGATGGCGCGACACCTGACGCGGCGCAAGCGCTCGACGCGGTGCCACTTGCGCGCTTCGCGCGGCTACGGCAGGAGAACTTGCTGTATTGA